The Paenibacillus wynnii DNA window AATTGTGGTTCGAATACAGCTACTCCGGTACTACCCAGAATAAGCATGGTTACAAGCGGACCGGATTCTAGCGACATCAATACAAATGCGCCGGACTCTTCTTTAGTACCGTATTGTTGCATGATAGAAGCATACAAGCCTCCGTTGGTCATATCCATGGCGGAAATGAGGGCCAGAACGGATAATCCGGCAAAAAATCCGGTTTGAATTCCGCCTGCAGGCATGAATTGAACAGCGATCATAGCAATAACCCATGCTACAGCAATTTTAGTTAATACCAGTGTACCCGATTTTCTGAGAACGGTTCCGGTAGCTCTTACATCAATAGCAGCCCCCATACAGAAGAACCAAACAGCCAAAATAGGTACCGTACCTGTCATTAGACCTTTAGTAAATCCGCCAAAATAATCGCTTGCACCAGGAACTGCAGTGTGGATAATAGCTCCCAGGAACAATGGAATCAACATCATACCGCCTGGAATCTTATCTATTGTCTTTTTAATTTTCATTTTCGTTACCATACCTCTCTAAATTAGATGAAATAAATAGCTATAATTATTCATATATGCATATTTCTTCCTAAACAAGGCGCACTGAACCCATCCCAGGAGATCGCCACGTCTGTAGTAGCCTCTTTCTCCTGAGATTTGCTTTACATAAGTACGCTTTCATTTCACTTACGGCTTAACCCCAGTTCCGGAATCATCTTCGCAAACAAATCATGGCTTTCTTTTAATTGTTTAGCGAACTCTTTGCCATCCTTGACGAGCAGCCCGAGTCCATTCATTTTCATAGAAGCCCTAAATTCCGCATCTTCCGTCCCTTTGATAAAAGCATTTGCCAACAGCTCTGCAATCTCATTCGGTGTATCCTTGGGTACCGCGAGCCCTCTCCACGTACTGGTGAAGTCCACGTAAATACCGGTTTGCTCCTCTAAGGTGGGGACAGATGGAAGCGCTTCTGAACGCTTATCGGCATTAATCGCCAGTGTCCGCAGCTTTCCCTCGTCCACATACTTCTTCACTTCGGCCGGACTAACCGGTACCGCATCCACAAATCCACTCATGAGCGCAGAGACAGCAGGTCCTGCTCCTTCAAAAGGAATATGTGCAAACTTCACACCTGTTTCCCGTTCCAAGGTTACAGCTGCCAAATGCCAAATGCTTCCCGTTCCTGCATTCCCCATTTTCAACTCACCTGGATGCGCTTTAGCATAATCGAATAGTTCATTTACGGTCTGCCATGGCGCTTCTGCTCTTACGGTAATGGCGGAAGGATCAAAGTTTGTCTGGGCAATCGGTTTAAATTTTTCATAGGTAATAGGTAGTAATCCCAGATGAGGCAAAGTAGTCAGTTCCGCCGGAAGAAAAGTAACTGTGTACCCATCTCCTTTAGCATTCGCGCCCTCCATCAGCCCTACAGATCCACCGCCGCCCGTTCGATTCACAACTACAATCGGTTGGCCCAGCCATTTCTCTGTCGCTTTAGCCAAGGCCCGAGCCGTTATATCTGTACCGCCTCCGACAGCATAAGGAACAATCAAAGTAATGGGCTTCTTAGGGAAGTCCACATCTGAAGGGCCTGAGCCTAAGGGGTCAGAATACTGATATCCTATTCCTATTAAGAGTAGAACCACTAACCCGGAAGCTATCCAAATCCATCGGATGCCTTTCCTTGTAATCTGTTTCATACGATCCCTCTTCCCTGTGCTTTCACCTCCAAAACGTCATCCGTTGGTTTTGTGAATCTTTTCTCAATCGGAGTGTATCGCATTTGGAGGCGTTTCAACAATCGTATAATCTTACTCAGAGTCTTCAGAAACGCCGGAATGGCGCGGTTTTGGCTGATCTGCATACTCATTGGAATATTTGCTGTTCTCACGGAATTTACCCGGTGTAATGGATTTGTTCTTCCGGAATACCCGAATGAAGCTGTTCTCGTTCTGGTACCCGACCAATAGGGCGATATCGGCAATCTTCAGACTGCTGTCCTTTAACAGCTCACAGGCTTTATCAACTCGCAGGTTAGTTAAATAGTCATATACTGTCGTTCCTGTCTCTTCTTTGAAGATAGTGCTGACGGAGGAAACACCCATATTCACATGTGAGGCAATTTCCTGCAGACCGATATTAAGCTGAAGGTT harbors:
- the kdgT gene encoding 2-keto-3-deoxygluconate transporter, which gives rise to MKIKKTIDKIPGGMMLIPLFLGAIIHTAVPGASDYFGGFTKGLMTGTVPILAVWFFCMGAAIDVRATGTVLRKSGTLVLTKIAVAWVIAMIAVQFMPAGGIQTGFFAGLSVLALISAMDMTNGGLYASIMQQYGTKEESGAFVLMSLESGPLVTMLILGSTGVAVFEPQLFVGAVLPFLVGFILGNLDHDLREYFGKATHTLIPFFGFALGCSIDLGVIADTGLLGILLGLAVIVVTGIPLILADKFIGRGNGTAGLAASSTAGAAVANPMLVANMKPEFLPAAEAATALVAACVIVTAILVPILTAYYSDYMKKKNPPVDLPPVQKAAV
- a CDS encoding tripartite tricarboxylate transporter substrate binding protein encodes the protein MKQITRKGIRWIWIASGLVVLLLIGIGYQYSDPLGSGPSDVDFPKKPITLIVPYAVGGGTDITARALAKATEKWLGQPIVVVNRTGGGGSVGLMEGANAKGDGYTVTFLPAELTTLPHLGLLPITYEKFKPIAQTNFDPSAITVRAEAPWQTVNELFDYAKAHPGELKMGNAGTGSIWHLAAVTLERETGVKFAHIPFEGAGPAVSALMSGFVDAVPVSPAEVKKYVDEGKLRTLAINADKRSEALPSVPTLEEQTGIYVDFTSTWRGLAVPKDTPNEIAELLANAFIKGTEDAEFRASMKMNGLGLLVKDGKEFAKQLKESHDLFAKMIPELGLSRK